AGATCAATTTGTTCGGCAGATTTTAGAATCCGGGATGATTTTATAAAGAAAGATAAAAAGATTGTGAACGTTGAAGACGTGTGTCAGGATATTATTTTGCAGACAGATATCCCCCTCTCGGCGTGTTAGATATTACCTGTGAAGATGTTAAAAAAGATTTAAAAGAAGTTAGAAAACTTATCAGGACAATGTTTCCGAATGAGAAATTAGATGCCCGAAAATAACAATAATAAAAACCTTATGATGGGGAAATTCTAATGCAACTGCTCGTGCTATCCTTGATATGTTGGAATACTAAAGTACGGTAGTCTTTTTATCAATTAAAATGGGATGTGTCCCTAATATAATAAACGCTGTTGCGCTTCGCTAAACTGTAGATAGGCCGCGCGTTGATGCCCTTGAGCGCCCACATCCAGCGCGTCGATGTATTGCTTCTCGTTCTCCTTATCAACCTCAACCACCAGCGGAGTGCCGGGTCAAGGATGGCATAGGGCGATTCGGTGAAGTTGGGATGGAGCGCCATTATTTGTCCCCCGCTTCAAGGCGCTTGATTCCTGTGTCGTTCGTCAGAAGTCTCATCTGCTGGATTGCAATCTGGTTCAACTTGCTGAGCCGCTCTGCCTGTGACGTCTTTTCCTGGATGAAAAGGGCATTTAGATTTTCCAGATTGGAGAGGCAAACAAGTTGTGACATATTCGCGTAGTCTCGAATATTGCCCTTATCGCCCGGATGGCTGTCACGCCATTGCCTGGCGGTCATGCCGAATAGAGCCATGTTCAGGACATCCGCTTCCGAGGCGTAAATCAGATTTGTCTGTTGCGGAGTGAGTTTCGGCGGGATCAAGTTCTCTTTGACGGCGTCGGTATGAATCCGGTAGTTGATTTTTGTCAGATTCCGCCGGATATCCCAGCCGAGCTGCTTGTGCTCTTCGTCCTTTAATCGCTGAAATTCTTTTATGAGATAAATTTTAAATTCAGCACTGATCCACATGCCGAATTCAAAAGCAATGTCTTTGTGTGCGTAAGTACCGCCGTATCTCCCCGCTGTAGCCTTCAATCCAATAGCATTTGTTTTTTCAGTCCACTCTTTAACGCTGAGCTTGTAACTGTTTAAACCCGCCTGACTTTTAATTATGGCAAATTCGCCATAATTAAAAGTAGGATTATAAATTCTTTCCCAAACACCCAGAAATTCAACAGTATTTCTATTTCTTAACCAATCTGAAATAAAAAACTCTCCGTCTTTTGCTTTTAGCATATCGGTTAAAGAGATATAGTCATCGTTATTTACCGTGATTATTGAGATTTCGGTGCCTTTAACTTTGATCTTCGCCATTATTTCTTCCCTCCCACTGTAACTTCGACAATGGTCATCGTGTCGTTGCCGAAGATGTCCACCACCTTGACAGCCAGCTCGCGCCGCACCGAAGGGCATTCGTGAAAAACGCTGGTGAGTTCGCCCTCACAGGATTTTGTTCTATGTATCTTGCCACTGCCCATAAATACTTTTCCTTATCCACTACACATGAATGATATCTGCTCTCCCATAACCTGCCTGTCCTCTTGTATGTCCTGTTGAAGTATTGAGTATAGCAAAGGGTTATACCCTGCATCATTTTGTATAACGACTCATTTTTTATCGGCCTTGTCAGAAAATGCACATGATTACTCATAAGACAGTAGGCAAGGATGTATGTATCCCATTTACCTGAATATTCTTTGAGGAGTGACAGATATTTCTTTTTATCCCCCTCGTTAATAAAAACTCTTTCTCTGTTGTTGCCTCTTTGAACAACATGATGGGGGAAATTCTAATGCAACTGCTCGTGCTATCCGTGGCATGTTGGGGTACTAAAGTATAGTTGTCTTTTTGTCAATTAAATGGGATGTGTCCCTAAATTCCTCCTCCTTGAATAAAAACCACCAGAGGCTAATCCCGGTCGGCTCGATGGCTTTGTTGTACGCTGTCTTATTTTCTCAATTTTGCAGTTGACGTCTCCCTCGCAGTCATTTCTTAGCATTATCAAAAGCTCAAATTAAAATCATCGATTAAATCAATTATTACGTCAGAAGGATCGAGTTTTTTATATTTCCGTCTCAGCATTTCTTTTAAGTGATCATTGGAAACAAAAAGCACTAGCTTGTTCTGTTCTATGAATGTATCCTTTCTTTTTTCTATCCCACTATTATTAGGCAGTTTTCTGCTACAAATAATACCAAAGCGTCCAATGGTCTTCTTTAAATAATCACTGATTTGTAGAATAGTTTGTTTGTCTATATCACTACCCTTCTCTGAATAATTATTGAACTCGACCACGATATATTTGGCGTCATAATCCTCGCGTATAAATCTCCAATTCTCTTCCTTACTTCTATTCGGAAATATTGCATCTCTTATGTCAATTCCTGATTGTCTTCGTGATTGAAGTTTAGGTGTACCGAGGGGAGGCACAAATAATTGTGTTAATATCTTAACGCAAATGTCCTCGTATTGCTTCCATCCTTTTTCTCCTTCGGAGCAATTATCGAGTTCCTGTATTAACTGTTGGATGTTGCTAAACTCCTTATCGATAAGTTTCACTTGCCTTGGTTCTTTTAATGGTTTTATTGAAAAATATTTTTCAAGTATGTCTGGAGACGTATATAATTTGTTAAGTAACTTTTGTTCTTCCCAAACAACAATATTAGTAGCTGAATGAGAAAGAAAATCTCTTGAGCTGTTGGTCAGTTCTGAGTTAGTTACAAGGAATACCTTATCTGCTTTCTCAGATAAAGACAGAGAGTAAAGCTGACGTAAAATATCAATAGATATCTTTTGATTATTGTAAAATTTTGTTTCAATTAGAATTTTATCATTAGACTCAAACTTATTGGGAATTGTAGCAACAAAGTCAAAGCCGCCATCGCGAGTTTTAGGAGTTCTTGAAATTGCAAAACCTTCTTTAGTAAGCAACTCGTAAATTAAGTTCTCGAAATCCTTATAATTAAGTTTTTTCCAATCTAGTTTAGAATAAGTTGCTACTGGGGCTAATTTTATTTCTTTAATCAGATATTCTAAACCTTTCTCTCTATCCTTTGATAAGTCAATATATAAGTAACCTGCAATATCTGTTGGAATGACTACATCATCGATTTTTAGTATGATAATTCTGATACCTTTTGTAATCGAATTATGTAGTAAGGCGGAATTAAACTCATGTCTAACCCATTCTGATTTTGACGAGTTCTTACTAAAAACAACTATTATGCTGCTACTGGCTTCAAGTCCTTCTTTAATTCTCTGTTTTATGCTGTCGCCGAGCTTTATTTCATTTGAGTCATACCAAGTATTAATATTGCTCTCATTAAGTTTACGCGTCAGCCAGTCAACAAATAACTTGTCGCTGTGAGAGTAGCTTATGAATATTTTAGTTCTCATTGTAAGTTCTCGGATAATGGCGAACTACTATCATTAGTGCCATTGATTTTCAATTTATTTTTGCGTACAACACGATGCTCACCAGCGTGGCGCGCCGTTTTGCCACGTCCGGTGGAGCTATTTGTTAGCTGTTTTTACTACTTTCTTGCACAAATCCACGAATTCTTTATAGGACAGGTCGTTCTTTGCATCATTAGTTCTCCAAGAGCATATCTTAAATTCTGCTTTGCCTTTTCCATCGCCAACGTGATCGGCTGATGGAAGGAGGGCGAACTTCTTCTTGTACTGCCTCCCCTGTTCCTTGGATTCGTTATTATCGTATTTACTTAATAGATGCCATTCTAACTCTTCCCCAGTATAGACGTCGTTGCCCTTCGACTCATTGACCGCATTATGGATCTCGATTTTATATTATTCGGTTGTGGCTTCAGTGTTTCCTCGCCCCCTATCCCGTCTTACATGCGATGCAGCCTTTCTATGCAGCCAAAGTTCGTAATGTGCCTGGGTGATCTTCCCTTTAAGGAATGTCGGCAATTCGTATTTTCTCATTTTCTTTTCAGCTAACCATTGATGACTTCGTAAAAAGTCATTATTGTCACCCTGAACTTGTTTCAGGGTCTCGTAACTTAGTAATTTTATTAGATGCTGAAACAAGTTCAGCATGACAAATTGGGCATTGTCCGACTTTTTACGAGTTCATCACCATTGATTGACAGGCAAATTTGCCCTGATATTACTATATTGGCATGCTTTTAGTGCAGTTTTGCCCGATGCCAATATCAAGGCATTATGCCTTGATAACGATAATATAAAGGTTTTACACATGCAGAGTCAAGACCAAAAGCCAAAAATACTTGACCAGGTCCGCAGCATAATGCGCCTGCACCATTACTCCATCCATACCGAACGGACTTACATCAACTTGATCAAACGATACATTGCTTTTCATCGGATGAAGTCACGTAAAGACCTGGCGAATGGAGAACGCAGGATCGAGGCGTTTCTCACTCTAAATCAGCGGCGGGGTTTTACCTAGTTCGCTGGAGTGATTTGTTATGCCTTCTTTTCCCTCTTTTTCCAATAGTTGGGTTCTCTGTTGAGATGCATCACAGCCATTATAAATACCTCTTCACTTGTAACTTGGTATATAACCCCGTAAGGGAAACGATTTGTAAAACATCTTCTGGTATTTGCAGAAAGTGGAGCCCAGGCAAGAGGAAACGAAAGAATATTTTGAATTGCTAAGTAGACTTCTTTTGCGAATTCCAATCCGAGGCCATTTTGGCATTCGTTATAATAAGCGATAGCCTCAGTTAACTCCTTTTCGACATCGGGATGGAAAGAATAATTCAAGAGATTTACCTGCCAAATATTTTCTTAAATACTTCATCACCTGGTATCGTTTTTACTTTACCACTTTTTATTTCTTCAACCCTCTTTTCTGCCTCCGCTGCCCACAATTCGTCTATTTCTTTCTGAATGGGATGAAGGCTTCGGAGAAGTTTATCTACAAGTTGCGCCCTTATCTCGACTGGTAGCGAAACTGCTTCGTCAAAAAGTTCATTGGTCTTTATCATGTTTACCCCCACATAAATATTGTTTTATTTTAGCATATCATGTTTCACCGAGTGTAGATATATCTTTTGTTGTGGCATAACCATTGATTGACAGGCAAATTTGCCCTTATATTATTATAACGATAATATAGGTGAGCCTTAATATAGTTTACAGACTTGCCTCCACAGCCTTTATAGCATCCGCTGCCGAACTCGTTATACCGCCTGTGTACCCTGAACCTTCACCTATCGGGTAGAGGTTTTTTATATTTACTGATTCATATTTTCCCGTGCGTTTAATTCTTACAGGGGAGGAAGTTCTCGTCTCTGCACCTAACAATATCGCATGGTCTGAAACAAACAAAGGATAATCCCTTTCCCAACTCTTGAATGCGTTTAAAAGCGCCACGGTTATAAAGTCAGGAAAGATTTCATTCATATCAGCAGATGCGGCCCCCATCTTAAACGAATTATTATTTAAGTTAACAGAGGTCTTGCCGGATAAAAAATCTATTAGATTCTGCGCAGGGACTTCCCATCTTCCTCCTCCTGCATTAAAGGCCTTTTGCTCTATATCCTTCTGGAACTCAATACCGGCCAATGGGGCGATTGATTTATAATCATCCGTATGACAGGTTACAACAAGGGCTGAATTTGAGAATTCTGAAGACCTGCCCGAGTAGCTCATGCCGTTTACAACCAGCATACCATTTTCAGAAGAGGCATTTATTACCTCACCTCCGGGGCACATGCAGAATGTGTACACCCCCCGCCCTGCTTTTCGATTGGTGTAGTTAAATGAATAGGTCGCAGCCCCTATACCAGGGAACTTCTTGTACTTATTGCCATACCTTATAAGATTGATAATTTCAGCAGGATGCTCTACCCGTACTCCAACTAAAATTGGCTTCTGCTCAATAGCTATACCTTTTTTGTGAAACATCTCAAATGAGTCCCGCGCAGAATGTCCCACCGCAAGATAGAGGGTTGAAGAACTATACTCCTTCTCCCCGTTTATTACCACGCCTGAGACTTTATCACCTGATATAAGGATATCAGTTACTTTTGAACCATAATGTATCTCTCCGCCTCTTTCAAGGATATAGCTCCTTATATTACGAACTATTCTGCACAAGATGTCCGTACCGACATGGGGTTTGCTGATATACCCTATCTCTTCAGGGGCGCCAAATTTTATAAATGTATCCAGCACCCTGTTTATATGTTTCGAATTTTTTGTCCTGGAAAACAGCTTACCATCCGAGTATGAACCGGCGCCCCCTTCACCAAACTGAATATTTGATTCAGGGTCTAACACCCTTTCTTTGATAAATCTTTGGACATCAATGGAGCGCTCTTCTATTTTTTTACCCCTTTCAAATATCAGAGGT
The sequence above is drawn from the Candidatus Schekmanbacteria bacterium genome and encodes:
- a CDS encoding dehydrogenase, producing MNLIISGLRIPVEKDGIDEYLKAASQRLNISESDVKLVKILHKSLDTNNKDQFYYEVSIVVTTPDIFDNKENLPVYPIYTEEIKADRNPKNIKERPVIAGFGPAGMFAALELIAYGIKPLIFERGKKIEERSIDVQRFIKERVLDPESNIQFGEGGAGSYSDGKLFSRTKNSKHINRVLDTFIKFGAPEEIGYISKPHVGTDILCRIVRNIRSYILERGGEIHYGSKVTDILISGDKVSGVVINGEKEYSSSTLYLAVGHSARDSFEMFHKKGIAIEQKPILVGVRVEHPAEIINLIRYGNKYKKFPGIGAATYSFNYTNRKAGRGVYTFCMCPGGEVINASSENGMLVVNGMSYSGRSSEFSNSALVVTCHTDDYKSIAPLAGIEFQKDIEQKAFNAGGGRWEVPAQNLIDFLSGKTSVNLNNNSFKMGAASADMNEIFPDFITVALLNAFKSWERDYPLFVSDHAILLGAETRTSSPVRIKRTGKYESVNIKNLYPIGEGSGYTGGITSSAADAIKAVEASL
- a CDS encoding type II toxin-antitoxin system RelE/ParE family toxin, translated to MNYSFHPDVEKELTEAIAYYNECQNGLGLEFAKEVYLAIQNILSFPLAWAPLSANTRRCFTNRFPYGVIYQVTSEEVFIMAVMHLNREPNYWKKREKKA
- a CDS encoding addiction module protein, with protein sequence MKTNELFDEAVSLPVEIRAQLVDKLLRSLHPIQKEIDELWAAEAEKRVEEIKSGKVKTIPGDEVFKKIFGR
- a CDS encoding phage integrase N-terminal SAM-like domain-containing protein encodes the protein MTGKFALILLYWHAFSAVLPDANIKALCLDNDNIKVLHMQSQDQKPKILDQVRSIMRLHHYSIHTERTYINLIKRYIAFHRMKSRKDLANGERRIEAFLTLNQRRGFT
- a CDS encoding TIR domain-containing protein, with the protein product MRTKIFISYSHSDKLFVDWLTRKLNESNINTWYDSNEIKLGDSIKQRIKEGLEASSSIIVVFSKNSSKSEWVRHEFNSALLHNSITKGIRIIILKIDDVVIPTDIAGYLYIDLSKDREKGLEYLIKEIKLAPVATYSKLDWKKLNYKDFENLIYELLTKEGFAISRTPKTRDGGFDFVATIPNKFESNDKILIETKFYNNQKISIDILRQLYSLSLSEKADKVFLVTNSELTNSSRDFLSHSATNIVVWEEQKLLNKLYTSPDILEKYFSIKPLKEPRQVKLIDKEFSNIQQLIQELDNCSEGEKGWKQYEDICVKILTQLFVPPLGTPKLQSRRQSGIDIRDAIFPNRSKEENWRFIREDYDAKYIVVEFNNYSEKGSDIDKQTILQISDYLKKTIGRFGIICSRKLPNNSGIEKRKDTFIEQNKLVLFVSNDHLKEMLRRKYKKLDPSDVIIDLIDDFNLSF
- a CDS encoding KilA-N domain-containing protein is translated as MAKIKVKGTEISIITVNNDDYISLTDMLKAKDGEFFISDWLRNRNTVEFLGVWERIYNPTFNYGEFAIIKSQAGLNSYKLSVKEWTEKTNAIGLKATAGRYGGTYAHKDIAFEFGMWISAEFKIYLIKEFQRLKDEEHKQLGWDIRRNLTKINYRIHTDAVKENLIPPKLTPQQTNLIYASEADVLNMALFGMTARQWRDSHPGDKGNIRDYANMSQLVCLSNLENLNALFIQEKTSQAERLSKLNQIAIQQMRLLTNDTGIKRLEAGDK
- a CDS encoding transposase, yielding MNEGDKKKYLSLLKEYSGKWDTYILAYCLMSNHVHFLTRPIKNESLYKMMQGITLCYTQYFNRTYKRTGRLWESRYHSCVVDKEKYLWAVARYIEQNPVRANSPAFFTNALRCGASWLSRWWTSSATTR